One genomic segment of Drosophila melanogaster chromosome 3R includes these proteins:
- the spn-F gene encoding spn-F, isoform A, with the protein MEASAAKITPMASSMSASGSTNSPSSEKMNYALQVALQTIKERCIQLQRRVASMEEENQQLREASSRSEGAPRANEIGVTGDVLSLKAQVSELQRQKEQLEEHIGMVSNENRRLWSRLSQISKDQQLNALPSSTDSRAQQNQNLVRSKTFTQHSPNPHLRQKMLSDGIKDLSLEEIALDDFGASSEELGYPYNLQKVEETTSEPDANVDAKRCLDGLQELRREAMKQQQELRSVMTLLENRIALKPCPECAQKTIKKPEMADKSLETDDSLTSELKNYESQHNGHNGTPPSQRINIIQEKIKADAADAMEKTCPMCGKQYSSQVSFNAFREHVEMHFIDDALELESENSIERQFEFVSHAVGDF; encoded by the exons ATGGAGGCATCTGCTGCCAAAATCACGCCTATGGCCAGTTCCATGTCCGCTTCCGGATCCACAAACTCCCCCTCCAGTGAAAAAATGAACTACGCACTGCAAGTGGCGCTGCAGACGATCAAGGAGCGGTGCATCCAGCTGCAGCGCCGCGTGGCCagcatggaggaggagaacCAGCAGCTAAGGGAGGCCTCCAGCAGGTCGGAAGGTGCTCCAAGGGCAAACGAAATCGGGGTCACTGGGGACGTCCTCTCTCTGAAAGCACAGGTCTCTGAGCTGCAGCGCCAAaaggagcagctggaggagcacaTTGGCATGGTATCCAACGAGAACAGACGGCTCTGGTCCCGCCTATCGCAGATCTCCAAGGATCAGCAGCTGAACGCACTGCCCAGCTCAACAGACTCGCGAGCCCAGCAAAACCAGAACCTGGTGCGCTCCAAGACCTTTACGCAGCACTCCCCCAATCCTCACCTTCGCCAAAAGATGCTCTCCGACGGCATTAAGGATCTCAGTCTGGAGGAAATAGCCCTGGATGACTTCGGTGCCAGCAGTGAGGAACTAGGTTACCCCTACAACCTGCAAAAGGTGGAGGAAACCACTAGTGAACCAGATGCCAATGTGGATGCCAAAAGATGTTTGGATGGACTGCAGGAGCTGAGGCGAGAGGCCatgaagcagcagcaggagctcaGATCGGTAATGACTCTGCTAGAAAATCGCATAG CACTCAAGCCCTGTCCGGAATGTGCCCAGAAAACCATCAAAAAACCGGAGATGGCCGACAAAAGTCTGGAAACGGACGACAGCCTGACCAGCGAGCTGAAGAACTATGAGAGCCAACACAATGGACACAATGGCACGCCGCCCAGCCAGAGAATTAACATAATACAAGAGAAAATCAAAGCAGATGCAGCCGACGCAATGGAGAAGACCTGCCCTATGTGCGGCAAGCAGTACTCCAGCCAAGTGTCCTTCAATGCGTTCCGCGAGCACGTCGAGATGCACTTCATCGACGATGCACTGGAACTGGAGTCGGAGAACAGCATTGAGCGCCAGTTTGAGTTCGTTTCCCATGCTGTGGGTGACTTCTGA
- the spn-F gene encoding spn-F, isoform B, whose product MEASAAKITPMASSMSASGSTNSPSSEKMNYALQVALQTIKERCIQLQRRVASMEEENQQLREASSRSEGAPRANEIGVTGDVLSLKAQVSELQRQKEQLEEHIGMVSNENRRLWSRLSQISKDQQLNALPSSTDSRAQQNQNLVRSKTFTQHSPNPHLRQKMLSDGIKDLSLEEIALDDFGASSEELGYPYNLQKVEETTSEPDANVDAKRCLDGLQELRREAMKQQQELRSVMTLLENRIALKPCPECAQKTIKKPEMADKSLETDDSLTSELKNYESQHNGHNGTPPSQRINIIQEKIKADAADAMEKTCPMCGKQYSSQVSFNAFREHVEMHFIDDALELESENSIERQFEFVSHAVGDFXPSRRIYFATEL is encoded by the exons ATGGAGGCATCTGCTGCCAAAATCACGCCTATGGCCAGTTCCATGTCCGCTTCCGGATCCACAAACTCCCCCTCCAGTGAAAAAATGAACTACGCACTGCAAGTGGCGCTGCAGACGATCAAGGAGCGGTGCATCCAGCTGCAGCGCCGCGTGGCCagcatggaggaggagaacCAGCAGCTAAGGGAGGCCTCCAGCAGGTCGGAAGGTGCTCCAAGGGCAAACGAAATCGGGGTCACTGGGGACGTCCTCTCTCTGAAAGCACAGGTCTCTGAGCTGCAGCGCCAAaaggagcagctggaggagcacaTTGGCATGGTATCCAACGAGAACAGACGGCTCTGGTCCCGCCTATCGCAGATCTCCAAGGATCAGCAGCTGAACGCACTGCCCAGCTCAACAGACTCGCGAGCCCAGCAAAACCAGAACCTGGTGCGCTCCAAGACCTTTACGCAGCACTCCCCCAATCCTCACCTTCGCCAAAAGATGCTCTCCGACGGCATTAAGGATCTCAGTCTGGAGGAAATAGCCCTGGATGACTTCGGTGCCAGCAGTGAGGAACTAGGTTACCCCTACAACCTGCAAAAGGTGGAGGAAACCACTAGTGAACCAGATGCCAATGTGGATGCCAAAAGATGTTTGGATGGACTGCAGGAGCTGAGGCGAGAGGCCatgaagcagcagcaggagctcaGATCGGTAATGACTCTGCTAGAAAATCGCATAG CACTCAAGCCCTGTCCGGAATGTGCCCAGAAAACCATCAAAAAACCGGAGATGGCCGACAAAAGTCTGGAAACGGACGACAGCCTGACCAGCGAGCTGAAGAACTATGAGAGCCAACACAATGGACACAATGGCACGCCGCCCAGCCAGAGAATTAACATAATACAAGAGAAAATCAAAGCAGATGCAGCCGACGCAATGGAGAAGACCTGCCCTATGTGCGGCAAGCAGTACTCCAGCCAAGTGTCCTTCAATGCGTTCCGCGAGCACGTCGAGATGCACTTCATCGACGATGCACTGGAACTGGAGTCGGAGAACAGCATTGAGCGCCAGTTTGAGTTCGTTTCCCATGCTGTGGGTGACTTCTGACCCAGTAGGCGCATTTATTTCGCCACCGAACTCTGA
- the CAH6 gene encoding carbonic anhydrase 6, producing MQPNAFHKLLLLLPLAYQHTSNDHKDESHWDYETNGQNWGGICSTGERQSPISLNVQKSLIVPLPRIVFGNYDVKLRGPLTLLNNGHTAHVEIPETANGNKPFITGGLLKGRFVAEAFHFHWGSPSSRGSEHSINQQRFDVEMHIVHRNEKYGDIDEAKNKKDGIAVIGVMLKIVKNPNRIFPGLSKVMSALPRVTKYNAKTTIPGGLSLGQMLGNVNPRDFFTYRGSLTTPLCEQSVTWTVFSQVLPVPYSSVSKFWKLRDSEGHRLINNFRDIQPRNGRPVFYRIGKDLSGAYLGK from the exons ATGCAGCCGAATGCCTTTCACAAGCTTTTGTTACTACTACCGCTCGCCTATCAGCATACATCAAATG ATCATAAAGACGAATCGCACTGGGACTATGAGACGAACGGACAGAATTGGGGAGGAATTTGCTCTACGGGCGAAAGACAGTCACCCATTTCGTTAAACGTCCAAAAA TCGCTCATCGTCCCACTACCGCGGATCGTCTTCGGAAACTATGACGTAAAGCTGAGGGGACCGCTCACCCTGCTCAATAATGGACATACAG CTCACGTGGAGATACCAGAAACTGCTAACGGCAACAAACCCTTCATAACCGGGGGTCTGCTCAAAGGCAGATTTGTGGCCGAGGCCTTCCACTTCCACTGGGGATCCCCGAGCTCCCGCGGATCCGAGCACTCCATTAACCAGCAGCGATTCGACGTGGAGATGCACATTGTCCACCGAAATGAGAAGTATGGAGATATCGATGAGGCGAAAAACAAGAAAGATGGCATTGCTGTTATTGGAGTCATGCTGAAAATCGTAAAG aatCCCAATCGCATATTTCCGGGATTGAGCAAAGTGATGAGTGCGTTGCCGCGGGTGACGAAGTACAACGCGAAGACGACCATTCCGGGCGGACTAAGTCTTGGACAGATGCTTGGAAACGTGAATCCCCGGGACTTCTTCACCTACCGTGGATCCCTGACCACGCCCCTTTGCGAGCAGTCTGTCACCTGGACGGTGTTCTCCCAGGTTCTGCCCGTACCCTATTCGTCGGTGTCGAAATTCTGGAAACTGCGAGACTCCGAGGGCCACAGACTGATCAACAATTTCCGGGACATACAGCCGCGAAATGGGCGCCCAGTGTTCTACAGGATCGGAAAGGATCTGAGTGGGGCCTATCTGGGAAAGTGA
- the CAH16 gene encoding carbonic anhydrase 16, isoform C, translating to MQAIAFHKLLLLLPLAFYQSTNGMEWNYLKNGKDWEDLCSSGKHQSPILLDSRTARKWVLPGITFWHYYRLLKRPFYIRNNGHSISLDIPVTSNGRKPFITGGRLKGRYYADGLHFHWGSYKSRGSEHLINKRRFDAEIHIVHRNEKYRNIAQAVRQKDGLAVVAIMVAIVRKDNAKSTPLSRLMEAVVRVPIEDSNATVFGQSSLDQLIGGVSHRDFFTYEGSLTTPLCDETVTWIVFTETTTVTMSSVSKFWLLRDHWGHRLINNYRIVQDLNNRTVFYKKRMS from the exons ATGCAGGCGATTGCGTTTCACAAACTGTTACTACTGCTTCCGCTGGCGTTTTATCAATCAACAAATG GTATGGAGTGGAATTACCTGAAGAATGGCAAGGATTGGGAGGACCTCTGCTCCTCCGGAAAACACCAATCGCCGATTTTGTTGGATTCTAGAACG GCGCGCAAGTGGGTCTTACCTGGGATCACTTTCTGGCATTATTATAGGCTGCTTAAGCGTCCGTTTTACATCAGAAACAATGGGCACTCCA TTAGCTTGGACATTCCCGTGACGAGCAATGGAAGGAAGCCCTTCATAACCGGCGGCCGTTTGAAGGGTCGTTACTATGCCGATGGACTTCACTTCCATTGGGGGTCCTACAAATCCCGCGGATCCGAGCACTTGATTAACAAGCGCCGATTCGACGCAGAAATCCATATTGTCCATCGGAACGAGAAGTACAGAAATATTGCACAAGCCGTCCGTCAGAAAGATGGTTTGGCTGTTGTCGCAATCATGGTGGCTATTGTTAGG AAGGACAATGCGAAATCCACACCTTTGTCCAGGCTCATGGAGGCAGTCGTACGGGTGCCGATCGAAGACTCGAACGCCACTGTTTTTGGCCAATCAAGCTTGGATCAGTTGATCGGAGGTGTGAGTCACAGGGACTTCTTCACCTACGAGGGCTCACTGACCACGCCCCTCTGCGACGAGACTGTCACCTGGATTGTTTTCACCGAGACTACGACTGTCACCATGTCATCCGTCTCAAAGTTTTGGCTGTTGCGAGACCACTGGGGCCACAGGCTGATCAACAATTATCGGATTGTCCAAGATCTAAACAATCGCACTGTGTTCTATAAGAAGAGAATGTCATAA
- the CAH16 gene encoding carbonic anhydrase 16, isoform B, translating to MQAIAFHKLLLLLPLAFYQSTNGMEWNYLKNGKDWEDLCSSGKHQSPILLDSRTARKWVLPGITFWHYYRLLKRPFYIRNNGHSISLDIPVTSNGRKPFITGGRLKGRYYADGLHFHWGSYKSRGSEHLINKRRFDAEIHIVHRNEKYRNIAQAVRQKDGLAVVAIMVAIKDNAKSTPLSRLMEAVVRVPIEDSNATVFGQSSLDQLIGGVSHRDFFTYEGSLTTPLCDETVTWIVFTETTTVTMSSVSKFWLLRDHWGHRLINNYRIVQDLNNRTVFYKKRMS from the exons ATGCAGGCGATTGCGTTTCACAAACTGTTACTACTGCTTCCGCTGGCGTTTTATCAATCAACAAATG GTATGGAGTGGAATTACCTGAAGAATGGCAAGGATTGGGAGGACCTCTGCTCCTCCGGAAAACACCAATCGCCGATTTTGTTGGATTCTAGAACG GCGCGCAAGTGGGTCTTACCTGGGATCACTTTCTGGCATTATTATAGGCTGCTTAAGCGTCCGTTTTACATCAGAAACAATGGGCACTCCA TTAGCTTGGACATTCCCGTGACGAGCAATGGAAGGAAGCCCTTCATAACCGGCGGCCGTTTGAAGGGTCGTTACTATGCCGATGGACTTCACTTCCATTGGGGGTCCTACAAATCCCGCGGATCCGAGCACTTGATTAACAAGCGCCGATTCGACGCAGAAATCCATATTGTCCATCGGAACGAGAAGTACAGAAATATTGCACAAGCCGTCCGTCAGAAAGATGGTTTGGCTGTTGTCGCAATCATGGTGGCTATT AAGGACAATGCGAAATCCACACCTTTGTCCAGGCTCATGGAGGCAGTCGTACGGGTGCCGATCGAAGACTCGAACGCCACTGTTTTTGGCCAATCAAGCTTGGATCAGTTGATCGGAGGTGTGAGTCACAGGGACTTCTTCACCTACGAGGGCTCACTGACCACGCCCCTCTGCGACGAGACTGTCACCTGGATTGTTTTCACCGAGACTACGACTGTCACCATGTCATCCGTCTCAAAGTTTTGGCTGTTGCGAGACCACTGGGGCCACAGGCTGATCAACAATTATCGGATTGTCCAAGATCTAAACAATCGCACTGTGTTCTATAAGAAGAGAATGTCATAA
- the CAH16 gene encoding carbonic anhydrase 16, isoform D, whose amino-acid sequence MQAIAFHKLLLLLPLAFYQSTNGMEWNYLKNGKDWEDLCSSGKHQSPILLDSRTARKWVLPGITFWHYYRLLKRPFYIRNNGHSISLDIPVTSNGRKPFITGGRLKGRYYADGLHFHWGSYKSRGSEHLINKRRFDAEIHIVHRNEKYRNIAQAVRQKDGLAVVAIMKDNAKSTPLSRLMEAVVRVPIEDSNATVFGQSSLDQLIGGVSHRDFFTYEGSLTTPLCDETVTWIVFTETTTVTMSSVSKFWLLRDHWGHRLINNYRIVQDLNNRTVFYKKRMS is encoded by the exons ATGCAGGCGATTGCGTTTCACAAACTGTTACTACTGCTTCCGCTGGCGTTTTATCAATCAACAAATG GTATGGAGTGGAATTACCTGAAGAATGGCAAGGATTGGGAGGACCTCTGCTCCTCCGGAAAACACCAATCGCCGATTTTGTTGGATTCTAGAACG GCGCGCAAGTGGGTCTTACCTGGGATCACTTTCTGGCATTATTATAGGCTGCTTAAGCGTCCGTTTTACATCAGAAACAATGGGCACTCCA TTAGCTTGGACATTCCCGTGACGAGCAATGGAAGGAAGCCCTTCATAACCGGCGGCCGTTTGAAGGGTCGTTACTATGCCGATGGACTTCACTTCCATTGGGGGTCCTACAAATCCCGCGGATCCGAGCACTTGATTAACAAGCGCCGATTCGACGCAGAAATCCATATTGTCCATCGGAACGAGAAGTACAGAAATATTGCACAAGCCGTCCGTCAGAAAGATGGTTTGGCTGTTGTCGCAATCATG AAGGACAATGCGAAATCCACACCTTTGTCCAGGCTCATGGAGGCAGTCGTACGGGTGCCGATCGAAGACTCGAACGCCACTGTTTTTGGCCAATCAAGCTTGGATCAGTTGATCGGAGGTGTGAGTCACAGGGACTTCTTCACCTACGAGGGCTCACTGACCACGCCCCTCTGCGACGAGACTGTCACCTGGATTGTTTTCACCGAGACTACGACTGTCACCATGTCATCCGTCTCAAAGTTTTGGCTGTTGCGAGACCACTGGGGCCACAGGCTGATCAACAATTATCGGATTGTCCAAGATCTAAACAATCGCACTGTGTTCTATAAGAAGAGAATGTCATAA
- the CAH5 gene encoding carbonic anhydrase 5, translated as MFSIGFCWLLAICGCTFAYIEIPEAYLTAIRQDRADEQAAGEYNYDEQGDDWTGTCQSGENQSPIDLIFEDSKIVAIPRLRFNNYDQPLQTPLVITNNGHTANMVIPQTRGGQRPSINGSLLPGNFEAQSVHFHWGSREAKGSEHAINFQRYDVEMHIVHKNTIYETMGEATMHPDGLAVLGVMFRAVDRQTSQHYGLNKIFNQLPRIVQYNSNATITGRLTVGQLLGNIVTGEFFTYNGSLTTPDCAEAVTWTVFPDVLDYPRRQITKLWNLRDSRQRPLINNYRSIQDTNSRDVYYRTIQ; from the exons ATGTTTTCTATCGGTTTTTGCTGGCTTCTAGCCATTTGCGGATGCACTTTTGCCTATATAG AGATACCGGAGGCCTATCTAACTGCCATCAGGCAGGATCGGGCGGATGAGCAGGCGGCAGGCGAGTACAACTACGATGAGCAGGGCGATGACTGGACGGGAACGTGCCAAAGCGGGGAGAACCAGTCACCCATAGATTTGATTTTTGAAGAT TCGAAAATTGTGGCCATTCCCCGTCTGCGTTTCAACAACTATGATCAGCCATTGCAAACCCCCTTGGTGATTACCAATAATGGGCACACAG CCAACATGGTGATACCGCAAACTCGAGGTGGCCAGCGGCCCTCTATTAATGGCAGTCTCTTGCCCGGGAATTTCGAGGCCCAGAGTGTCCACTTCCATTGGGGATCGCGGGAGGCCAAGGGATCGGAACATGCCATCAACTTCCAGCGCTATGACGTGGAAATGCACATCGTTCATAAGAACACCATATATGAGACGATGGGCGAGGCAACCATGCATCCCGATGGCCTGGCCGTTCTGGGGGTTATGTTCAGGGCGGTGGATCGGCAGACCTCGCAGCACTACGGACTCAACAAGATCTTTAACCAGCTGCCGAGAATCGTGCAGTATAACTCCAATGCCACGATAACCGGCAGACTGACGGTGGGCCAGTTGCTGGGTAATATTGTGACTGGAGAGTTCTTTACGTACAATG GATCTCTGACCACACCAGATTGTGCCGAAGCGGTCACCTGGACTGTGTTTCCCGACGTTCTGGACTATCCGCGTCGCCAGATCACAAAACTGTGGAACCTCAGAGACTCACGACAAAGGCCCCTCATCAATAATTATCGCAGCATTCAGGACACCAATAGCAGAGATGTCTATTACCGAAccattcaataa